Genomic DNA from Prunus persica cultivar Lovell chromosome G1, Prunus_persica_NCBIv2, whole genome shotgun sequence:
aaaccacaaAACCAAAGTAGAACATTGGATAtcattcccttttttttttcatatgatTTTCAGATTACAAACCTCCAGTCAGTTCTTGGGGAAATCCCTTGAGCTccaatataacaaaaaaaggacCGCTTCTTATGGTGGTTTTTGGCTTCAACCTGTCAGAATATCTTTCTACTTCTGTGTTTTGCCTCTCTGAAACCACAAGTTCAAGAAGTGTAATACTATCACAACATAATCTGGTATAAATTCAAAAGAAGCCAAATAAATGATTTACAAGGAGAATAAAAGCAATAtggtattaaaataaaatgccaGTATGGaccaatataatataatataattaactgACAGAAAAAACTATAGAACAATTCACCTTAGAAACTCATATCGAACTTTTTATGATAGTTTGCCACTTTGCATAATGTTCACAAACATAAGATTGGGTGTTGGTTTTGGGAGGGATGTTTGAACTTCTCCTTACATCTAACTATAAAATCTTGGTGAGATCAATTTCAGATTCACAGTAAATATGTACTTTTATCTTCAACCGTAAAAATTTTAAGGGGATCAACATATATGAATCATATTGACTTTCACAACAGAACTTTACCTGCAGACAGCATAGAAGCATCACTGCAAGGTTGATAGTCTtcttacaaaaaaacaaacaaacatgatTTCAAGCATACCAAAAGAATGAATGCTCTCCACAACCGACCATGATTAATATCTTAGCCAGAAAAGGAAgggaaaatcaaatcaaacatgCTTCACAGATTGCTCAATTCCATGACTGAAtgatagaaaaaaaacataaacaacgAGTTTTAAAGTAGATCATGCTAGCCCTTTGAAGAGGTCTGCTCCAGATAGAAAAGAGAgcctttccaaattttttgaaacttGAGACTTTGATTGACTAAGTTTTCTTCCTCACTCAGACCCTTGTTTACCTTCTTCTCTGGATCAAATATACCTTTGACATTAGGCAAATCAACTTCCTGCAAAGATGAAGGATCATGAGAACAATACAttcattgaaattaaaaacagaACCAAATGCAAAAACCTATTACTAAAAAATTGGCCATTACTAAAATGCAAGACCTCGCTTAGCAACCACACTTGttcaaaatcaacaaaaatcaaGATGAAGACTCAAATTGTTGCTTGGTAAATTAGTCCTGAGAAAAAACTGCAGCAAAGAGAAACTCACAGGAAAAACCTCAAAGGGAACTTGAATGGCATAGCCAAAAccgccaccacctcctccaaaTCCACCACGTCCACGCCCTCTATACGCCATTGACCTTCACATACAAATTGCAAACAAGAACTACTCAACAAAcattaaatttggaaaaaaaaaaaattgcacctCAAGTTTTTAAAaccatgaagaagaaaaatagagagaaacTTGGGaacacttttttttccccattgcTGATTGAAGATAACCATTTTAATTGAAACTCGACCAACTCACAAACTGGTGCAGAGAAATTTTATTGAgaagagggggggggggggggagcgAAAGCTAACAAGACCCGCTCCGAATTCTCCCTTGGAATCCGTGACAGGCCCTGTTACCAAACATTATCTAACCGATGCCTAGCCCACTTACATAACACTTTCCTTTCcgatttttaaaagaaattgagCCGAGACTTCTATCGAAATTTCTGCAAAATCTCCCCCGTAAAACAAACATTTTCCAAATTCTCGACCTGTAAAACCACGCATTTAAaatcccaactggcagcacaTACAACcctttccttatttttgttACTGATATtttattgacatgttattcaTTGGTTTATTTTACATATACCAAAGTAAATTCTACAATACAATTGAACCCCTAATACGAAATGCCAAATAGAACACCACTGATCACAAAAATTGTTGTAAAGCCCTAACTTTATTGAAACTGAAATTCCATTAAATTACTTACAGATTACCAAATAATGATTCCACttcaaacttggggaatattcACACACGTCACTTCTGAAATGGAAGAATCGCGAGACTTTGTTCCGAGGAACAATACGGCCTCGCCCCTTCTACTCTAACTAACTGATTTTCAGGTAGCGTCAACCTTGGTTAATTCCCACAACGATTCCAAACCAGTTTAGCTTTTGTTCTTGGCGGTATGGGTTTCGGTGTTCAAAGTTTAACTTCGTGGGTACAGCTCTTATTAATTTGGGTTTCACCCACCCGGTTCTAAGTTGGAGGCGAAATTATAACCCGGTTGTAACATAAGGAGACCATTGAACTTAAACCACGCGATGAATCCAACGGctattaagccaacccccgcAACAAAGCCTCGCACTTTGATCCCCGCATTATAACCCTTTATTGCCCAAAAACAGCATAACAGGAGAAAAGCAAACTCACCGTAAACGCCGCCACGACATTGCCACGTAGGTTCGAGTAGAAGCCGAAGCAATGTTTATTCAGTTTCCAAACCTTGAGGCTCGGACGACACAGCTGGATACAGCCTGTCACCAACAAAGTCCCACTCACCTATTCCCCTAACtacgctctctctctctctctctctctctctccctccttcccccttcctcctcctctctctctctctctctctctctctgtggaaGTTAGGGTTTTCTGATCCTCTTGTTCGATTCCCCAATTCACGGTTCGACTTCACCAGATCACGATTTTCGGCTTTGTAAGCTCTCGATTGATCTCCCTTTTGCTTCATTTGGCACTCTTATTTGCTATCAGTTCTTGAATTTAGGGTTTctatattgttgttgttgtcgtTTTGATATGTAacatctttatttatttattttgagtttattgattttataGTCAATATTTTGACTTTCGCGGCTGAATATAAGACGTGTTTCTTCTTGAAAAGGATTAGATTTGGAACAATGTTTGTGCAAGGTTTTATTGTTTTGCAATGATTTTAATGTTTCTGGACCGTTTGGTTGTTGAGAAATggtaggaaaagaaaagaaacaagattATACATTTAAACCGTTCTTCAATTTCTAggtttgattttcattttctttcttaattttttgcccctttcaaaaaaaattacgcTGGTTGATAGAGCTTTGTAGAGTATCGCTAGTGTTTAAGAAAGAGAGGCAATAGCCCAATTTCTTTTATCAGAGTATAAGCAGTTAGAGCAAACATTGTAGTTTGACTGTTATGTTTATAAGCATTAAAACAGACAAAATCGTGCAGAAGTAGTTGGGGAAGAGTAATTTCTTGTAGAGTGATTTTTCTATATAATTGTGTTTTCATAAATGCCACAGAAAGTATGTTACGCATGTGATGCAATCTCACCCCTGCTTCTTTTATTGTGAACCTGTGATCTGCTGATTTGTCCCAATTCAAAGAGTAGATAATTGGATAAATGAACGTGCAATTTAACTTGATAAATGAGCAATTGCGTGCCATTGACTGTGTGTGGATATAGGATTATGTATTATACTAACAATTTATCATGCGTAATTGGTACTTGCAAAATCTGACTAAATCATGGAATCTGTAATTACCTACTATTTGCCTCGAGTAAAAGCTATTTTTTCATGCTTTATCTTAAATGTCCAGGATTTCTTCTCCTTATTATATATCTTTACAATATTGTATGaggttgttttattttgtgtgcaTATTTTGCACTTGTTCTTTATAGTTCATCATGTATTTGCTGAAGTTTCAAATTAAAGAGACTttttagcctttttttttttctacgatgagaattttgaatttttaacaGGTGTGGTTTTGTTTAGTTTGTCATTTCATTTTAGTGTAAAATATTCAAGTGCTGTAGTTATGACAATAATATGTTTATTTTCCAATCCTTTAAAAATCCTCGTGCGCTCATGGCTTCGTCCATTTAATGTTACAGGTATTGTTGGTGCATCTAGGTCACATACCTAACCTAAGAGCCCAACATTCTACAGATATTGTTGGTGCTTTATGGTTGTTCTTGGTAATTCTGTGGAAACATCAACTCCAGTAATAGATACAGTTGATCTGAGTTCAATGAGAATCTTCTGGTATTACTTCCTAAACCGCATCGTTTGTTCTCGTTAATTCTGGGAAGGAAGCATTTACGCTACCAGAGGATCTTTGTATCCATGCTGGCAGAGAGCATGCGTGGAATCTGTGTTTCGGGTAATGCCCCTGACGAGCTTTGCTGCCGATACACTCGGTGTGTTGACCATATGTCTAGTTGCTCTCTTGATCCTTCTTGGTTTCCTCTGCattatttacttgttttacttTCGCTCTCGCATTCGTAGCCAGGGTTTTATTCAACTTAGTTATTTCAGTGGCCCGTGGATTATCCGAATCACTTTCATCTTGTTTGCAATCTGGTGGGGTTTTGGTGAAATTGCCCGTTTAAGTCTGTTGAGACGTGAAGGGAGACTACTGAATACCCTTAACTCGAAATGGCAGGAGAATCTTTGCAAATGTTACATAGTCTCAAACCTGGGGTTTGCAGAACCATGTCTATTTCTGACCCTCGTGTTCCTACTTCGTGCGCCCTTGCAGACAATGGAGTCAGGAATTCTAAGCCGAGAGGGGAATGGGAAAACAGCTGGTTACGTTCTTTTCTACTGCCTCCCAATGCTTGTTCTTCAGctctttgttattttaattGGACCCGAGCTCCACAAGAATGAAAGTTTACGCAAATTGCCTTCCTATTTCACAAGTACAGTGAACAAGACTGATCACATTGCCCTCTGCACTTACCCTTTACTGAGTACTATCCTCCTTGGGATTTTTGGCATCATTCTAACTGCCTACTTGTTTTGGCTTGGAAGGCAGATTTTAAAATTGGTCATCAATAAGGGTCTGCAGAAGAGGGTTTACACATTGATATTCTCAGTTTCAAGTTTCCTTCCGTTAAGGGTTACTTTGCTTGGTTTCTCTGTTTTATCTAAACCAGAGCACATTCAGTTTgaagttctttctttcttggcttTTCTTGCACTTTTATGTTGTGCCGGGGTGTGTATATGCATGCTTGTTTACTGCCCAGTTGCGGATTCTTTAGCCCTGGGGAGTCTACAGGACTTGGAGAGTAGGAGGAGAGTTAATGATGATCAAAATGACACCATTTCTCTTATTGCTAACCAGAGTCATATGGAAGAAAGTTCTGGAATCAGCCCTAGTAGAAACTCTGATGTATCAGCAAAGCGTGGATCAATTTCTTTTCGTACTTTAGAAAAGGAGGAGGGTTCTTCTAGGATACCCTTTGTAGAACTGAGCCTCTTCTCTCCCAGTCGAGATGCAACACCCCCGGAATCACCTCCCCTCCTTGGCTGGCCAATGCGTCCCCTTCCATCATCTCACTCACCCGTAGTTCAAATTCATGGAACCACAGATAGATAGAAGCATGCAGCAAAACTATGCAAGGGACTGAGTTCGGCTGGTCAATATCAATATCAATTTTGTGGTAAAGAAAAACTGATTGTAAAGGGTTTAGATTTTTGAATAAGGATTTTTATTCTTGGTTTGTTTTCTAGTTTATTCAGATTAGTGATGGTTTTGCTTGCTTGATGGAATTCGTGGATATGATCTTTCTGTTCTCTcctgtactatttttataaccattttttatttgcaaGTTTAAGTTGCATCCGTGTTCCATTCCATGCTGAAATGAAGATTCAATTCTATTATCAGATGCCAACTTGTATGTAATTTATTTAGGTACTGTTTGATTTTAAACTTTAATGCACTGACATGAAACATGATTTTGCAGTTGGATGAGATGAGATTAGCTTATCTGCTAGCTTTGTTTCGTTTTATTGACGTTTTTACCTCTCCTTTTCCGGATGGATTATTCAAAATGTTGGTCAAGACACCAAGACAAATTGTCTTCAAAAGCTTGTAGACTGGGAAGGGTTGAACAGATTTACATTTTTAATTTAGACTTTAATTCTATTTTCCTCTTTCGtctcttaatttattttccttatgtctttttcgatttttttatacaatacAGAGATTCGTACATAAATgttcttaatcacttgagttTGTCATTTGATCtgccttttgtttctcttttcgcTCAATTCACCGACAGACCCGAAATTACCTCGCTCTGCGTCTGTTGTGGTGATTTCATCAATCAAGCGGACTGGTTTGGATCATCAAAATAGTGTTTTGTGGCGGCCTTGAAACTCAACTCATTGGTTGGTTAATGGATGGAATTGGGCTGTAAACCATACATTCCAAACAGTGGGGCACGGGTCTGTTCTtgagcaaaaacaaaattgcacAAAAATGAGACCACCATTCTCGTGCACTGTCTACCCCAAATTGCCCTAGTTTCATAAGCAGACTAATTATTGTGTTGCGCGAGTGTACCAGAGTTTTGTAGAATGAGAAAATATATGTGATATGTGCACCATTAAATCTAACTTCAAACCAAAGGATTGTGAACTGATTGGGGAATTGGCTTGGCATGAGTTATTTTCTACGCAAGAATTGATTTAGGATTTTCTACGCAAGAATTGATTTAGGACATCAAATCTTCTTGATTTAGAGAAGTAAATCACAATATGACAGGAACAAAGAAATCATGAGCTACGAATTTAAAGCAATAAACATGAATGATTGCAAATCCTTAAAGACACCTCATGGTCACGTTCCTCCTCTGACATGAGTTTGAAGAAAGCTAACTTTGCCAAAATGAGAAGGCCGGAAGCATCTCCTCCTTTTCCCAAAATGACatagaaatagaaaataatataataaaaaatttacaacttaagacttcttctttatttatctataaaagttgtaaaaaagtcaatttttttctttcagaaaagaacataaaagTCTCATTCAAAACAAATGTTAAcgtcaagaaaaataaatgttaacgtaaagaaaaaaagacacaCCTCATCCatccaccaaaccaaacacacagaagaaaaaaaagaagaaaaaaccaaaacaaaacctcctgagataattaaaaaagaaaaaagaaaaataaacaaccacAATTCAAAATGACATCATTGTCCTTGATAATATAAGACTGGCCATTTTCCACATGCAGAACGGTCAAAGGGCCTTTAAGATCAACAACTGTCTCACACTTTCTCATCTGTCATTTGCGGAGCCCCTCTGCATCTGTGAACCCAGTTGGAGTTCCAGTCTGATACCTGTCAGGTTAGATGCCATTTTGTTCGTCATGCATTTTTTCAAGTTGATAATTTTGCATTGGTGGGTTGGAAGAAACATGCTAGATATATGGTTCATcttttttgtatatttatattgttgGGTTAATGGCTTCCTTTGATCCGATTGCATGCTCTTTAGACTGCGTGCTCATTTGATATGTGCATGACACGCATGTGTCTGTTTTTGTCATGCATGTTTGTGTTTCTTTGTCATGAGAGTGATCAGATGATTATTCAGTGAAATGGATTATTCAGTGAAATGggttattaaaaatagttaaaaattcttgaattttattttttccaattgggtttttatttatgtttgtgtgttgttgtttgtgtttttaaatttaaggCAGTTCTTGGTTGCCTAAATTGGAAATGTCAATTCTGCGGAACCAGCAAGCATTGGCTGGTGTGGAATTGAGGCCTCTGGAATTTAAAATCGAATTTCAGTTCCTCATTGTCTGTTTTACTCAAGAAAACTGACCATGAATCAAGTTGAAATCAAGTTGAGTTATAATAATGGCATTGCAGAGTGCTCACTTAAAGTCAAACAAACGGGGTTCCTtctgtgattaaaaaaatgaccATCTGGTTACAACTActataattttgataatcttgaAAAAAGTTTCTCTAGCATAATTGTAGTACCTTAATTTGCTGGATGAGATAATGGAAAAGAGCATTGCATAGTTACAAACATATAGGAGTTAAATGGTAGCTGCAATTTCAATACTTATATTGATGTTGTTCATTCAAGGCAGCACATAATAACTGGCAGAAAATATCGAGTTACTCATGTAAATGCGCTCTGCTTGATTGAATAATTCTTTGTTTGATACAGGAAATATGCTTGAGAAGAAGATATTGGAGAATGGGTTTGTTGAAAGAGATAAAGAGGATTCTGATTCTTCATTTGACAAGGTAGGCTATGTACACAGATCATATACTGTAACTGTAAGAAGTAATTTATCAAAGTTCCCTTCTTATCTGAAACAAGTGCAATTAAACCTGTTCTTGATGTGTATGAAAGATTTTAACTTTTAACTTGTCCTTACATTCTTCGAAAGATGTTATTATGTCTACTTGTTTGGCTAATTACTGAATTTGCATATTCTCTCCAAACACATGTGAGTATTTGTGAAATTCTGGTTTGTCATGAGAATATGATGTACGCTTGTCCTGGTCCAGTTATACACTGCTGCTGAATATGTCTTAGAGGGCTAGTTTCGGCATCACTGTTTCTTGTGCATATTAGAGGAGAAGGATAGGTGTGATAACGTAAttgtgctaaaatatgaagtaATGATAATAAGTTTGGCTCTTCAATGTCTTCAAGTATAGAAAGTAAGGCTGATTATCATTTCACCCTTTAATATTGAAGACCTGGTGTTCATGCCTGTACTCTTGAAGCCATGAACtgtcaaatatgaaaatataagaaaaaaacttaGATTCTATCACTGGGGAATGCTGGTATGTGCCACTATGAACATTGTAGATCTTTGATTACTTTACAAGGTGATAACATAGTCAGTGTGATgtaattttgagattttgcaAGTGACCTAAGACTGTTAGTTGACATTTGTTTGTGACTTGAAAGCTTTCTCCCTTTAGATGCTCTCTAATATgtaatttgttttgtatatCTGGATTAAGGTTGACCCTGGGAAGCCTACGTCATTGACCTGGAAACGAAAATTAAATAGCAAGGGAAATGATCCTTTGCCATTCACTCTAAGTTTAAAAGAGATCATTCAGATGGTAAGTTTGCacttttaaatttgaatttctattTAAAGACCATAGAAGTCATATGATTGCTTGCTAATATCTTCAGGTACAAATACTTAACTATGTACTCATTTGGAAAAGGTTAACGTTCTTTTGTACAATATAGAATGTTTCAAGTACACAGCGTGTGAACATGAACAAAAGATGTATCAACTGGAGATATTTCGTATAGAATTTTAGGTCTGGGCTTAGACTAAACATGCTCACCTTGTTGACATATTATTGATaatgtatattttcttttggccaaagAGAAAATGATTCGCTATCCCCCAGTTTCCTATTTCATTATAAGATGTTGGGTTTGAATTTCACCTGGTTTTCCTTGGAATTGatctacaatttattattaaattaaatctaaaatttcaatagtCGGATATGTAATAGTTAAAAACTTAGATTAGATAATCCTAGAGCTAGACACTTGTTTTCCTTAGGCCTTGTTGATGCAGCATGTCACCGACTGCCATTTTAATATCTGACCTTTTCGTTCTCTTATTGTTTCTGTCAACAATATTTCCTGTTCTGTTTTGATAGGCTCCAATAGGTGTTCGCCTTTGGCGTCATCTACGAGAGGAAGCTACCAATGGAAGGGTAATGTTCATTATGAAAAATGGAGCTTAGTTACTTTGaagatttcttattttaagtaATGTATCTAATTCAATTCCTTCCTGCCACGGTTGCacctgtttctttcttttttttctttttcttttttcctgcaGGAAGCTTTCATTAATCCATTTGTTAAGCGCCTTCTAACATCTAGTCATGGTGTTCCACTTGGTGGTATTGGGTAAGTTTTCAATCTttcttcattgtatttgtttgAAGCTTTCTACTTTTGTGTAGTTTAGCTAATTAAAACATACTTTTATTTGCATATCATATTTGAAGGTTCATTTTTGGTTGATGAAATATATTGTTCAACTTGACAAGGTGCTATGAAATTTTAACAGGAAGCTAAATATATTACCTGAACTGCatagtcttttttttggcAAGGAACTGCATAGTCTATATGTTGACTGTTTGTCACTGAGAGAACTTTCGGTGTTTCCAAATCTATTTATTTGTGTGTTTGTTGCAGTTGTGAATCTGTATCAATCATTTGCAAGTACCTTGTATTATATATGATCCTTTTGTTTGCTTTATCAGGGCAGGAAGCATTGGAAGAAGTTATAGTGGTGAATTTCAGCGCTGGCAATTGTTCCCCGGAAAATTTGAAGAGAAACCTGTTTTAGCAGATCAATTTTCTGTAAGTGGATTctaatagaaaaaataaaacaaaagcagaAAAGTTCATTGCCTGCCATCTCGAGGAATTTCTTCACTAATGATATCTATGTATCTCATTGTTTGAGAACTCTCTATTTGTCAGAAATTCAGAATCTAACAATGAGATACTCTACTATACGAATGTTATTGAACGCTAGCACCATAAACATGCTCATTTCTCTTCTGAAACCTTCTCATACAAATTCATCATCATTTGAAGTTGTAACCGAACAGTTTGTGATAATTGCTCTTTTCCCTTATGGAATCTTCTTATACGATTTCATCATCATTCTAACCAAATAGTTTGCAATAgtctttaccttttttcttttttctttttcctttaaaatgATATAACAGTTTTTTCCTTAATAAATCTGGATGCAAATGCTTTGTCAGGTATTTGTTTCCCGCACCAATGGTGAAAAATACTGTACTGTGCTCTGCCCGAGGAGACCAGAGGTTCTCAAGTAAGCTCTTAAATATGAAACAAggcaaatttatttatttattttaatttttctagaaaaaaaaccctaagaATGAATTTACTGATATTTGTGAGCATAAACAGAGAGAGTGAAGTTTCAGGGATTGGATCTTGGGACTGGAATCTGAACGGGGATAATTCTACATATCATGCTCTTTTTCCACGGGCTTGGTCTGTTTATGAGGGTAATATAGAtacattaaatatttatacttCTGAGTCTATTATCTCCTTCATTGgtcatctttttctctttgatgCAGGTGAACCTGACCCTGCTCTCAAAATAGTTTGTCGTCAAATTTCACCTTTTATTCCCCATAACTACAAGGAGAGCAGCTTCCCTGTCTCAGTTTTTACTTTCACAGTAAGAATGATTCTGCTACAAATATGTTTTCAGAAAATCTGACACAGCTGTATCAAtaattctttctctctctctctctctcttcctccctcCAGCTATATAATTCTGGAAAGACTGCAGCGGATGTCACACTGCTTTTCACATGGGCAGTAAGTCGTTtttgtttgtgtaattttttttatctgccttttctctttttcattttgtttggaAATCTTGAATCCAAGACTTATCCCACCCCCAGCCACCATTTACTTCCTATACAGAAGCCCAAGTTTCTGTTTTGATTCATCACCTTCAACATTCTAATATTCTGTTACTTTTTCAATGCATCGTACTTGGATCAAGTAGCTAAGTCTAtattatttagtttttttcttgaaagagTATGACACATGAAAACCCATTAATACTTATTCAAAATCATTTTGTCATGTCCCATTCAGAATTCTGTTGGAGGGCTTTCTGAATTTTCTGGTCATCACTTCAATTCAAGAGCAGTGTAAGAATCTTGTCCTTAGATTGACTTCTCTTTGGTATTTCCAATTTGAACTTTTGATTTTGGAAATAACATGAATGTGTACGTGTACAAATGGATGGATATATATGTTTGATGATGTATCTCTTAATATTAAAGATTGCTTACCACTATACCTATAATTTGTTCTAACCCACAATACCATTTAACCTGTTAGGATAAAGGATGGCGTGCATGGCGTACTTCTACATCACAAGCAAGTTCCCTTCCTTGATATAGATTGAAAAAGATTCTTGAAATGGTTTGCTCAATTTACAACGTGCTAATTATATTTCTCTACATTTAACACCCTTTATTTGCCAATCCAGGACTGCAAATGGTCTACCTCCGGTGACATTTGCAATAGCAGCAGAGGAGACTGATGGTATCCATGTGTCAGAGTGCCCTTGCTTTGTGATATCTGGTGACTCCAAGGGTATCACAGCTAAGGACATGTGGACGGAGATAAAAGAGGTCAGTAGATTATGCACATTTTCATGTCATAGAATGTTTCACTGTCTTCAGCTTGCATTTAGCATTAGGCGTACTAGGGGTACATCTCCTTCCCCTTAGGAATCTGGATTCTATGCAAGCTGTTGATTAGTATTTTCCTGCAATTATTGCTGAGAGAATTTTTCTTTACCATAAACTTTTGTTTccaattttcactttattttaGTTATTACAAGAAAGTAGTTTATTAAGGTTAGATTTCACTCTTTTTAATGATAGCCTGCGCTTATGCCATTATCCGGTCTATATATAAGGTTTACTTAGAGCATATTAGTACCCCAAAATGGTTT
This window encodes:
- the LOC18793366 gene encoding uncharacterized protein LOC18793366, whose product is MPLTSFAADTLGVLTICLVALLILLGFLCIIYLFYFRSRIRSQGFIQLSYFSGPWIIRITFILFAIWWGFGEIARLSLLRREGRLLNTLNSKWQENLCKCYIVSNLGFAEPCLFLTLVFLLRAPLQTMESGILSREGNGKTAGYVLFYCLPMLVLQLFVILIGPELHKNESLRKLPSYFTSTVNKTDHIALCTYPLLSTILLGIFGIILTAYLFWLGRQILKLVINKGLQKRVYTLIFSVSSFLPLRVTLLGFSVLSKPEHIQFEVLSFLAFLALLCCAGVCICMLVYCPVADSLALGSLQDLESRRRVNDDQNDTISLIANQSHMEESSGISPSRNSDVSAKRGSISFRTLEKEEGSSRIPFVELSLFSPSRDATPPESPPLLGWPMRPLPSSHSPVVQIHGTTDR